A single Paenibacillus kribbensis DNA region contains:
- the spoIVB gene encoding SpoIVB peptidase: MNFYSRIKLLGLLLVFLMCSIGNATYVHAALPPQASLDWFGSKSTRTAQESVIPDLKVYPGGQTIGVKVKSSGVLVVGHHVIQESHDRKVSPGETAGIRLGDRITHMNGKPLDSLAKVAEAVDEAGKNKKPLDITLCRGEQTLTTKLTPAYDSDDKAWRLGLYIRDSAAGVGTLTFYAPDQGVYGALGHVITDMNTQTPIVVGSGEIVQSNVTSIAKSQSGEPGEKRAHFLKDHRILGNIERNTNFGIFGKMSDEPKYGLYSKPIPVALANEVKEGPAEILTVLEGQQIQRFQAEIVHISQQDKPATKGLVIRIVDPKLLEKTGGIVQGMSGSPIIQNGKLIGAVTHVFVNDPKSGYGCFIEWMLRDAGIMQNNVSMTNNLKAS, encoded by the coding sequence TTGAATTTTTACTCCAGGATCAAATTGCTCGGTCTTTTGCTTGTTTTTCTTATGTGTTCTATCGGTAACGCTACGTATGTGCATGCAGCGCTGCCTCCACAAGCTTCTTTGGATTGGTTCGGTTCTAAAAGCACGAGAACAGCTCAAGAGAGCGTGATTCCCGATTTAAAAGTATACCCGGGAGGACAGACGATTGGGGTCAAGGTAAAATCCTCAGGAGTGCTTGTCGTCGGTCACCATGTCATCCAGGAAAGTCATGATCGCAAGGTATCACCTGGAGAGACAGCAGGAATTCGTTTAGGGGACCGGATTACGCATATGAACGGCAAGCCGCTGGATAGCCTGGCGAAAGTTGCAGAGGCGGTAGACGAAGCAGGTAAGAACAAAAAGCCGCTTGACATTACGCTTTGTCGAGGAGAGCAGACCCTTACGACCAAGCTAACACCAGCCTATGATTCAGATGATAAAGCGTGGCGGCTAGGATTGTACATTAGAGACTCGGCTGCGGGTGTAGGTACATTAACGTTTTACGCTCCTGATCAGGGTGTTTACGGTGCTTTGGGACACGTAATTACCGACATGAATACTCAAACCCCTATTGTCGTGGGGAGTGGAGAGATTGTGCAGTCCAATGTGACATCAATTGCAAAAAGCCAAAGTGGGGAGCCAGGGGAAAAACGCGCTCATTTTCTCAAAGATCATCGGATATTAGGCAACATTGAACGTAATACAAACTTCGGAATTTTTGGGAAAATGTCCGATGAGCCGAAATATGGCTTATATTCAAAGCCCATTCCTGTGGCTCTTGCCAATGAAGTAAAGGAAGGACCCGCTGAAATATTGACCGTCCTCGAAGGTCAGCAGATTCAACGGTTTCAAGCAGAGATTGTACACATTTCTCAACAGGACAAACCGGCAACCAAAGGACTTGTGATCCGTATTGTAGATCCAAAGCTGCTGGAGAAAACGGGTGGAATTGTACAAGGCATGAGTGGTAGTCCAATTATTCAAAATGGCAAGCTTATCGGGGCAGTGACACATGTATTTGTAAACGATCCGAAATCTGGCTACGGTTGCTTTATCGAATGGATGCTGCGTGATGCAGGCATCATGCAAAATAATGTGAGCATGACAAACAATCTTAAGGCGAGCTAG
- the spo0A gene encoding sporulation transcription factor Spo0A produces MQKIEVLLADDNREFTNLLAEYISDQEDMEVTGIAYNGEEVLQRIAESRNIPDVLILDIIMPHLDGLGVLERLREMNLTPQPKIIMLTAFGQENITQRAVQLGASYYILKPFDMEVLANRVRQLVGPQLVSNSPVTVSSMRSNVVPMGKTKNLDASITAIIHEIGVPAHIKGYQYLREAITMVYNNIEILGAITKTLYPAIAEKFKTTASRVERAIRHAIEVAWTRGNIDSISHLFGYTINISKSKPTNSEFIAMVADKLRIENKVS; encoded by the coding sequence TTGCAAAAAATTGAGGTATTGTTGGCTGATGACAACCGGGAATTTACGAATTTGCTTGCCGAATATATTTCCGATCAGGAGGATATGGAAGTTACAGGAATCGCCTATAACGGTGAAGAAGTGCTTCAACGCATCGCAGAATCCCGCAACATACCTGATGTACTTATTTTAGATATTATTATGCCTCATCTGGATGGTCTCGGTGTATTGGAGCGTTTGAGAGAAATGAACCTGACTCCACAGCCGAAAATCATCATGCTGACTGCATTCGGTCAAGAAAATATTACACAGAGAGCCGTACAGCTCGGGGCATCTTATTATATTTTAAAGCCGTTTGACATGGAAGTGCTTGCCAACCGTGTTCGCCAATTGGTGGGGCCACAGCTAGTCAGCAACAGTCCGGTGACCGTTTCATCCATGCGTTCCAATGTTGTGCCGATGGGTAAGACCAAAAATCTGGACGCAAGTATTACGGCCATCATTCACGAAATCGGTGTACCCGCTCATATTAAGGGCTATCAATATTTACGCGAAGCGATTACGATGGTGTACAATAATATCGAAATTTTAGGTGCGATCACCAAAACATTATATCCGGCAATCGCCGAAAAATTCAAAACGACGGCATCCCGCGTGGAACGCGCCATTCGTCATGCGATCGAGGTAGCATGGACACGTGGAAATATCGACAGCATTTCCCACCTTTTCGGCTACACCATTAACATCAGCAAATCCAAGCCAACCAACTCAGAGTTCATCGCAATGGTGGCAGATAAGCTGCGGATTGAGAATAAGGTGTCCTGA
- a CDS encoding SDR family oxidoreductase, with product MKLQGKVAVVTGAASGMGKEIAILYAKEGAKVVVSDIHLDAANSTVAEIELFGGTAIAIIANVSKEADIQNLIDTAVSTYGTLDILVNNAGIMDNFVPAADLTDELWERIFAINSTGPMRAIRKALPIFTDKGTGVIINIASLGGLQGSRAGAAYTAAKHAVVGLTKNVGFQYANKGVRCNAIAPGAVITNIAASINEPNAFGMERAMAGQNLTPRAGEAEEIAKVALFLASDDSSFINGTVITADAGWSAY from the coding sequence ATGAAACTTCAAGGTAAAGTTGCCGTAGTCACAGGAGCTGCCTCTGGGATGGGCAAGGAAATAGCCATTTTGTACGCTAAAGAAGGGGCTAAAGTCGTTGTATCTGATATCCATTTAGATGCGGCCAACTCAACCGTAGCAGAGATTGAATTGTTTGGCGGAACTGCTATTGCTATTATAGCGAACGTTTCCAAAGAAGCAGATATTCAAAATCTAATTGATACCGCCGTAAGCACGTATGGAACGTTGGATATTTTAGTTAACAATGCGGGGATCATGGATAATTTTGTTCCGGCTGCTGATTTGACCGATGAGCTCTGGGAACGCATATTTGCAATCAACAGCACCGGACCTATGCGTGCCATTCGAAAGGCACTTCCTATTTTTACCGACAAAGGCACTGGGGTCATTATTAACATCGCTTCCCTGGGAGGGTTGCAAGGCTCTCGAGCGGGAGCAGCCTATACTGCAGCAAAACATGCTGTTGTCGGCCTAACTAAAAATGTAGGCTTCCAATATGCTAATAAAGGTGTACGGTGTAATGCTATTGCTCCCGGCGCTGTAATTACCAATATTGCAGCTTCCATTAACGAACCCAATGCATTTGGTATGGAAAGAGCGATGGCTGGGCAAAACCTGACTCCTAGGGCTGGGGAGGCCGAAGAAATCGCGAAGGTCGCTCTCTTCCTCGCATCAGATGATTCCAGCTTTATAAATGGAACTGTGATTACGGCTGATGCTGGTTGGTCCGCTTACTAA
- a CDS encoding TetR/AcrR family transcriptional regulator, giving the protein MTDPTLVQDKRIRRTKKLLRESLVCLLKEKDLKDITITDIVQQADINRGTFYKHYQYKEDLLGEVIDEVLLDLVDSYREPYRQVETFVVGDMVASTIKIFEHIAQYANFYEIVLKTDMLPGVQTKICNELKKLPIQDLVNTQQNNHINQELQSSYYAYAILGMIIEWVNEDFQHSPRYMAEQLLEIMKYNSLNVVYKINPNQMH; this is encoded by the coding sequence ATGACTGATCCAACATTAGTTCAGGATAAACGTATTCGAAGAACGAAAAAACTATTGAGGGAATCTTTAGTGTGCCTTCTAAAAGAAAAAGATTTGAAGGATATAACCATAACGGATATCGTACAGCAGGCAGACATCAATAGAGGGACATTTTACAAGCATTATCAGTACAAGGAAGATCTTTTGGGAGAGGTTATTGATGAGGTTCTACTGGATCTAGTTGATTCCTATCGGGAACCTTACCGTCAGGTTGAAACTTTTGTAGTGGGAGACATGGTGGCTTCCACCATTAAAATCTTCGAGCATATTGCGCAGTATGCAAATTTTTATGAAATTGTGTTGAAAACAGATATGCTTCCAGGAGTCCAGACAAAGATTTGTAATGAACTTAAAAAACTTCCAATACAGGATCTTGTAAATACACAGCAGAATAATCATATAAATCAAGAACTTCAGTCTAGTTATTATGCTTATGCTATTCTGGGGATGATCATAGAGTGGGTGAATGAAGATTTCCAGCACTCCCCTCGCTATATGGCAGAACAATTGCTGGAGATTATGAAATATAATAGCCTCAACGTAGTTTATAAAATTAACCCAAATCAGATGCACTAA
- a CDS encoding methyl-accepting chemotaxis protein → MKFNIRAKLLLGFLAVIVLLIVISLVSISKMKNLGDNSMEIDSRWMPSVTILGTLNGDISDVERLSLNIIVERDPAEVKKVLAEYDNVLKKMDSDRKTYEKLIATPKEREMYEDFSRKYTEYLDKLPEVIAAGKANDYVQSSILHKESYVLWYSANDTINQLIKLNSDGSKQITQEAVDNFISGRQIVIILSIAAVVLALIMAIIIAQIISKPILRISRAAESIASGDLTSEAIIVKGKDEISTLALSFNTMVENLRQLIQSVGKTTEMVTTSSEELTASAEQNSQASAQITETVQEVATGTGNQVDMVTKSSQAIEEMSIGVEQIAIRAQNVFASAQDAAHKSAEGNQMIQQAVTQMNAVNDSMNSLAGLMAGLGERSDEIGKIIDVITNISSQTNLLALNAAIEAARAGEHGRGFAVVAGEVRKLAEQSAHSAQQITELVGLIQKDTAHAIEAVAANGQDVMTGREVVQNAGASFELIQETVNKVASEIEEVSAGSEQMSASTDEIVGFVKQISAIAEEAAAGTQHVSAATQEQLASMEEIASSARNLSTMAEDLQGQIGKFKV, encoded by the coding sequence ATGAAATTTAACATCCGAGCGAAATTGTTATTGGGTTTTCTTGCGGTTATTGTCTTATTGATCGTCATTAGCTTAGTGTCCATCTCAAAAATGAAAAACCTGGGTGATAATTCGATGGAAATCGATAGCCGTTGGATGCCTAGTGTAACGATCCTGGGAACGCTGAACGGCGATATCTCTGATGTAGAACGGCTTTCCTTGAATATTATTGTAGAACGCGACCCGGCAGAAGTGAAGAAGGTCCTGGCGGAGTACGATAATGTTTTGAAAAAGATGGATAGCGACCGGAAAACATATGAAAAATTAATTGCCACTCCTAAAGAACGTGAAATGTACGAGGATTTCTCCAGAAAATATACAGAATATCTGGATAAGTTGCCAGAGGTGATCGCGGCAGGGAAAGCTAACGATTATGTTCAATCCAGCATTCTGCACAAAGAGTCCTATGTGCTATGGTATAGTGCGAACGACACGATCAATCAACTTATCAAGTTGAACTCGGACGGTTCAAAACAGATTACGCAAGAAGCCGTTGACAACTTTATCTCGGGTAGACAAATAGTCATCATATTGAGTATTGCTGCCGTTGTGTTGGCACTGATTATGGCAATCATCATCGCCCAGATTATTTCTAAACCCATTTTGCGAATCAGTCGTGCTGCTGAAAGCATTGCATCGGGTGATCTTACAAGTGAGGCTATCATTGTGAAGGGCAAGGATGAGATTAGTACGTTGGCCCTTTCCTTTAATACAATGGTTGAAAACCTTCGCCAACTGATTCAATCGGTTGGTAAGACTACTGAAATGGTAACCACATCGTCAGAGGAATTGACGGCCAGCGCAGAGCAAAATAGCCAAGCTTCTGCACAAATAACCGAAACGGTACAAGAAGTAGCTACCGGAACGGGCAACCAGGTGGATATGGTGACCAAGTCGTCCCAGGCTATCGAGGAAATGTCCATCGGTGTAGAACAAATTGCCATTCGTGCGCAAAATGTATTTGCATCAGCTCAGGATGCGGCTCACAAATCAGCTGAGGGTAATCAGATGATTCAGCAGGCTGTTACGCAAATGAATGCTGTGAATGACTCGATGAATAGCTTGGCAGGTCTGATGGCTGGATTGGGAGAACGTTCAGATGAAATTGGCAAAATAATTGATGTAATTACCAATATTTCGAGTCAAACCAACCTTCTTGCTCTGAACGCCGCCATTGAAGCGGCCCGCGCAGGAGAGCACGGTCGCGGATTTGCCGTAGTTGCAGGCGAAGTGCGCAAGTTGGCTGAACAATCGGCTCATTCTGCTCAACAAATTACGGAGCTTGTGGGCTTGATTCAAAAGGATACCGCACATGCGATTGAGGCGGTAGCTGCCAACGGGCAGGATGTTATGACAGGTCGGGAAGTTGTACAAAATGCAGGTGCATCCTTTGAACTGATTCAGGAAACCGTGAATAAAGTGGCAAGCGAAATTGAAGAGGTATCTGCTGGTTCGGAGCAGATGTCTGCAAGTACCGATGAGATTGTTGGTTTTGTCAAGCAAATTTCGGCAATTGCCGAGGAAGCTGCAGCCGGTACACAGCACGTGTCTGCTGCAACTCAAGAGCAATTGGCCTCGATGGAGGAAATTGCTTCATCTGCAAGAAACCTGTCTACGATGGCAGAGGATCTGCAAGGGCAAATCGGCAAATTCAAAGTATAA
- a CDS encoding sporulation protein translates to MSFFNKILASAGIGSAKVDTLVDQAVYVPGEELSGIMRIKGGKIDQEIGKIDIELKTEYIVEHDDKKTITTCCITRVKVSDGFHLKQGQELEIPFSFQLPLETPVTHAKQPVWLETALDIDMALDPTDRDSLKIEPHPYMSTVFEAVHLLGFRFRSSTCERHPKLGRGVPYVQEFEFAPGPEYARDIEELELIMQLEPEGVHVLVEVDRRGRGLSGWLEAAFDMDERHAWLSLSREELSYGPDHIADVLEELIDRQLH, encoded by the coding sequence ATGAGTTTTTTCAACAAAATCTTAGCAAGCGCAGGAATCGGATCAGCCAAGGTCGATACATTGGTGGATCAAGCCGTATATGTGCCAGGGGAAGAGCTCAGTGGCATCATGCGTATCAAGGGCGGTAAAATTGATCAGGAAATCGGCAAAATCGACATCGAGCTCAAAACAGAATATATCGTAGAGCACGATGATAAAAAAACCATCACCACCTGCTGTATCACACGGGTCAAGGTGTCAGACGGCTTTCATTTAAAGCAAGGACAGGAGCTTGAAATTCCTTTTTCCTTCCAGCTTCCGCTGGAAACCCCTGTCACTCATGCCAAGCAGCCTGTGTGGCTGGAAACGGCATTAGATATCGACATGGCTTTGGACCCGACTGATCGTGATTCACTTAAAATCGAGCCGCATCCTTATATGAGTACGGTATTTGAGGCGGTTCACCTGCTCGGCTTCCGATTCCGTTCCTCCACCTGCGAACGTCATCCTAAGCTGGGACGCGGTGTTCCGTACGTGCAGGAATTTGAATTTGCGCCTGGACCGGAATATGCACGCGATATCGAAGAGCTGGAGCTGATCATGCAATTGGAACCCGAAGGCGTGCATGTGCTTGTCGAAGTAGACCGTAGAGGCAGAGGATTATCCGGCTGGCTGGAGGCTGCCTTTGATATGGACGAGCGTCACGCCTGGTTGAGCTTAAGCCGTGAAGAGTTATCCTATGGTCCAGATCACATTGCGGATGTGCTGGAGGAATTGATCGACAGACAGCTTCATTAA
- a CDS encoding thymidine kinase — protein MPTGRITIITGPMFSEKSGELIRRCQKLIQYGHRKVIAYKPAEDNRYATDEIVSRIGYRLPAISIPRKLTDELVQRILEETKEADVVAFDEVQFFSRHIMALIQELAYCGKHVIADGLNLDYRGKEFGYIGGLLAMADDIEKLTSFCAVCGSSEAVFTQRMVNGKPSTVGPIVMIGDSEAYEPRCRKCFIPPHKVNCD, from the coding sequence TTGCCTACAGGACGAATTACGATTATTACAGGCCCCATGTTTAGTGAAAAATCCGGTGAATTGATTCGCCGCTGTCAAAAACTAATCCAATACGGGCACCGCAAGGTGATTGCATACAAACCGGCTGAAGATAACCGCTATGCCACGGACGAAATTGTAAGCCGTATCGGATATCGGCTGCCTGCTATTTCTATTCCAAGAAAACTCACAGATGAGCTGGTTCAGCGTATTTTAGAAGAAACGAAGGAAGCCGACGTGGTCGCCTTTGATGAAGTCCAGTTTTTCAGCCGTCATATTATGGCTCTGATACAGGAGTTGGCTTATTGTGGCAAACACGTCATTGCGGATGGCTTGAATCTGGATTACCGGGGCAAGGAGTTCGGCTATATTGGCGGTCTGCTTGCCATGGCGGATGACATCGAAAAGCTGACTTCTTTTTGCGCCGTATGCGGCAGCTCGGAGGCGGTATTTACCCAACGGATGGTAAATGGAAAGCCATCCACAGTAGGACCCATCGTGATGATCGGCGACTCTGAGGCCTATGAGCCGCGCTGTCGCAAATGCTTTATACCGCCTCATAAAGTAAACTGCGATTAG
- the lpdA gene encoding dihydrolipoyl dehydrogenase, translating to MTIHCDVAILGGGTGGYVAAIRAAQLGKEVVIIEQDKLGGTCLHRGCIPSKALLRSAEVYATIKESAQYGIETSGAQLVFPKVQERKEAVVEQLHQGVQFLMRKNKITVLSGKGRVIGPSIFSPKSGAVAVELEDGEMETVVPAHLMIATGSRPRVLPGLEPDGEFILSSDEALMLEELPASLIIVGGGVIGVEWASMLNDFGVEVTVVEAAHRLIPTEDEDISREMQRLLTKRGVKVLTGSQVLAETYGKDGEGIQIDVQKGDETETLSASKLLISVGRQANVENIGLENTDIRVERGFISVNEHLQTNEPHIYAIGDCIGGLQLAHAASHEGLQAVHHLAGEDFHSVPNHLIPRCIYTRPEAASVGLTEQEARERGHQVKTGKFPFQAIGKSLVYGSRDGFVKVVADKETNDILGVHMIGTHVTDLISEAALAQLLDATPWEVGQLIHPHPTLSEILGEAMLAVDGRAIGI from the coding sequence ATGACTATACATTGTGATGTCGCTATTTTAGGTGGAGGAACCGGGGGATATGTGGCGGCGATTCGCGCAGCCCAGCTCGGCAAGGAAGTCGTTATTATCGAACAGGACAAACTTGGCGGAACCTGTCTGCATCGTGGCTGTATTCCGAGCAAGGCTTTGCTGCGCAGCGCGGAAGTATATGCAACCATTAAGGAAAGTGCGCAATATGGCATCGAGACGTCGGGTGCGCAGCTTGTGTTCCCTAAAGTACAGGAGCGTAAGGAAGCCGTGGTAGAGCAGCTGCATCAGGGGGTTCAATTTTTGATGCGCAAAAATAAAATCACGGTACTGAGCGGCAAGGGACGCGTGATTGGACCGTCGATTTTTTCACCAAAAAGCGGTGCAGTAGCTGTGGAGCTGGAAGATGGTGAGATGGAGACGGTCGTTCCTGCCCATCTCATGATTGCGACCGGATCACGCCCGCGTGTGCTGCCGGGATTGGAGCCGGATGGCGAATTTATTTTAAGCAGTGACGAAGCGCTGATGCTGGAAGAATTACCTGCGTCGCTAATCATCGTAGGTGGAGGTGTCATTGGTGTGGAATGGGCTTCCATGCTAAATGATTTTGGCGTGGAGGTTACCGTAGTTGAGGCAGCCCATCGCCTTATTCCAACCGAGGATGAGGATATTTCGCGTGAAATGCAGCGCTTGTTAACCAAGCGTGGGGTTAAGGTGCTGACGGGCTCGCAGGTGCTGGCCGAAACATACGGCAAGGATGGGGAAGGCATACAGATTGACGTGCAAAAAGGGGATGAAACCGAAACCCTCAGCGCCTCCAAGCTGCTCATTTCAGTGGGACGTCAGGCGAATGTGGAAAATATCGGACTGGAAAATACGGATATTCGGGTAGAGCGTGGCTTTATTTCGGTTAATGAGCATTTACAGACGAATGAACCGCATATCTATGCAATCGGGGATTGCATCGGGGGCTTACAGCTGGCGCATGCGGCGAGTCATGAAGGTTTGCAGGCGGTTCACCACCTGGCGGGCGAAGATTTTCACAGCGTACCGAATCATCTGATTCCGCGTTGCATTTATACACGTCCTGAGGCAGCGAGTGTCGGCTTGACGGAGCAAGAGGCACGTGAGCGGGGACATCAGGTGAAAACAGGAAAGTTCCCTTTTCAAGCTATTGGAAAATCGCTCGTATACGGTAGTCGGGACGGATTCGTCAAAGTTGTTGCCGACAAGGAAACGAATGATATTCTCGGTGTACATATGATCGGTACGCATGTGACGGACCTTATAAGCGAGGCGGCCCTTGCACAATTACTGGATGCTACGCCTTGGGAAGTCGGACAGCTTATTCACCCGCATCCGACGTTGTCGGAGATTTTGGGAGAAGCGATGCTGGCGGTTGATGGACGGGCAATCGGCATATAA
- a CDS encoding thiamine pyrophosphate-dependent dehydrogenase E1 component subunit alpha produces MSSKGAVDAGFRHEQLGLTHGQVIDMYRYMLLARKFDERNMLLQRAGKINFHVSGIGQEAAQVGAAFGLDREKDYFLPYYRDYGFVLAVGMTPRELMLSAFAKADDPNSGGRQMPGHFGSKRLRIVTGSSPVTTQVPHAVGVALAAKMQKKDFVSFVTFGEGSSNQGDFHEGCNFAGVQKLPVIIMCENNQYAISVPIHKQLAGKVSDRALGYGFPGIRVDGNDALAVYAAVKEARERAVRGDGPTLIEAMMYRLSPHSTSDNDLAYRTKEEVDENWAKDGVARMKNYLIECGIWDEAKDADLSAELLLEVKEAIEYADLAPFPKPEDTLLHVYADSDGEGR; encoded by the coding sequence ATGAGTTCAAAAGGCGCTGTAGACGCTGGTTTCAGACATGAACAGCTGGGACTTACCCACGGACAAGTAATTGACATGTACAGATATATGCTGCTTGCAAGGAAATTTGACGAGCGCAATATGCTCCTGCAGCGGGCAGGAAAAATTAATTTTCACGTTTCCGGCATTGGTCAGGAAGCGGCCCAAGTAGGGGCAGCTTTTGGTCTGGATCGGGAAAAGGATTATTTTCTTCCGTATTACCGGGATTACGGATTCGTGCTTGCTGTGGGGATGACACCACGCGAGCTGATGCTGTCAGCATTTGCCAAGGCAGATGATCCGAATAGCGGCGGTCGTCAGATGCCGGGTCACTTTGGCAGTAAACGGCTGCGGATTGTGACAGGCTCCAGTCCAGTGACGACACAGGTTCCGCATGCAGTGGGTGTAGCGCTGGCTGCCAAAATGCAGAAAAAGGATTTTGTATCGTTTGTTACATTTGGGGAAGGCTCCAGCAATCAGGGGGATTTTCACGAGGGTTGTAACTTTGCAGGCGTACAGAAGCTACCGGTCATCATTATGTGTGAGAACAATCAATATGCAATATCAGTACCGATTCATAAACAGCTGGCGGGCAAGGTGAGCGATCGTGCTTTGGGCTACGGGTTCCCTGGAATTCGGGTCGATGGCAATGATGCGCTGGCCGTATATGCGGCTGTGAAGGAAGCACGTGAACGCGCTGTGCGTGGTGATGGTCCGACGTTGATCGAAGCGATGATGTACCGTCTGTCTCCTCACTCTACCTCGGATAATGATCTGGCTTACCGGACCAAGGAAGAAGTGGATGAGAACTGGGCCAAGGACGGCGTAGCCCGCATGAAAAATTACTTGATCGAATGCGGCATTTGGGATGAGGCCAAGGACGCTGATTTGTCGGCTGAGCTGCTGCTCGAAGTCAAGGAAGCGATTGAATATGCAGATCTTGCTCCTTTTCCGAAGCCTGAAGATACGCTGCTGCATGTGTATGCCGACAGCGATGGGGAGGGCCGATAA
- a CDS encoding alpha-ketoacid dehydrogenase subunit beta has protein sequence MAIMEYIDAIRLAMKEEMEQDETVFVLGEDVGVKGGVFTTTKGLMEQFGEQRVMDTPLAESAIAGVAIGAAMYGMKPIAEMQYSDFMLPATNQIISEAAKIRYRSNNDWNCPVVIRAPIGGGIFGGLYHSQCPESIFFGTPGLKIVAPFTPYDAKGLLKAAIRDPDPVLFFENKKSYKLIKGEVPEDDYIVPIGKANLLREGDDITVIGYSQPLHFVMQAAEELEKEEGITAHVVDLRTLQPLDRQAIIEAARHTGKVLIVHEDNKTGGIGAEVSAIINEECLFELDAPIERLCAPDVPAMPISPPMEKFYMLNKDKVKEAMRRLAMF, from the coding sequence ATGGCGATTATGGAATATATTGACGCGATTCGCCTGGCCATGAAAGAAGAAATGGAGCAGGATGAAACGGTTTTTGTACTAGGCGAGGATGTCGGTGTGAAGGGTGGCGTCTTTACGACGACCAAGGGTCTTATGGAGCAATTCGGCGAGCAGCGTGTCATGGATACGCCATTGGCAGAGTCGGCAATTGCCGGGGTTGCGATTGGTGCAGCCATGTACGGAATGAAGCCGATTGCCGAAATGCAATACTCGGACTTCATGCTTCCGGCGACGAACCAAATTATTAGTGAAGCGGCTAAAATCCGCTATCGCTCTAACAACGACTGGAATTGTCCTGTTGTCATCCGCGCGCCAATCGGTGGGGGTATTTTTGGCGGCTTGTATCACTCGCAGTGTCCGGAGTCGATCTTTTTTGGTACGCCGGGTCTGAAAATTGTAGCTCCTTTTACGCCTTATGATGCCAAAGGATTGCTAAAGGCCGCCATTCGTGACCCTGATCCGGTGCTGTTTTTTGAAAACAAAAAATCCTACAAGCTGATTAAGGGTGAAGTGCCTGAGGATGATTATATCGTACCGATTGGCAAGGCCAATCTATTGCGTGAAGGTGACGATATTACGGTTATTGGCTACAGCCAGCCGCTGCATTTTGTGATGCAGGCTGCGGAGGAACTGGAGAAGGAAGAGGGCATTACCGCACACGTTGTGGATTTGCGTACACTCCAGCCGCTGGATCGTCAGGCCATTATTGAGGCTGCACGCCATACCGGCAAGGTACTTATCGTGCATGAGGACAACAAAACGGGCGGCATCGGCGCTGAGGTATCGGCCATTATTAATGAGGAATGTTTATTCGAGCTGGATGCCCCGATTGAGCGGCTGTGCGCTCCTGATGTCCCCGCCATGCCGATCAGTCCACCCATGGAGAAATTTTATATGTTGAACAAGGACAAAGTGAAGGAAGCCATGCGTCGTCTTGCCATGTTTTAG